The DNA region GGGTGAGGACGCGGCGGATCGGCCATTCGCCTTCGGGGGCTGCGTCGAGGACGCTGCCGGGAGCGCCGACAAGGTGGCCTTCCAACATGCCCCGGGCGCGCCAGGCGAGGGCGAGCAAACGCTGCGCTTCGGTCGGCGGTCGGCCCACCTGCTCGCGCCACTTGAGGATGTGCGCGGTGTGCTCGCGCTCGTGATGGGCGAAGCGCATCAGGCGCATGCGCACATCGGTCGGGCGCTGGAACCAGATCGTCGGCACTGACAACAGGTCGTCGGGGATGTCGGAGAGCGCGGCGAGCGCTTCATCGCGTGCAACGTCGAGCCGCGCGATGAAGTCGGACAGGGTGCCGTCGAGTTGCGTTTCCATCGACGGCGGCCGCATCTCTTCCGGCGGGAAGTCAAACTCCCGCCCGGCGTTGAAGCATTCAATCGAATAGAGGGTCTGGACGCGATACGAACGCTCGACGGTGAGGACGTGGGCGAGCGTCCGGCGCAATGGCCATTCGCCCGGCGGCGTCAGATCGAGGTCGGCGTCGGTCAGGCCAACTAGTGCGCCGAGCAGATCGCCGCGCGTTATCTCGGCACGGGCGAGGATGCGCTGGGCAGTGGTCTGCTGGAAGCCCGCTTCGATCAGCCGCGTCTGAACCGAGAGTTCATGTTCTTCTTCATGG from Thermomicrobiales bacterium includes:
- a CDS encoding DinB family protein; this encodes MSELRELLAQHRNHRREVYATLQDVPAERMSAETTWGGGPVDVRFMFLRFADHEEEHELSVQTRLIEAGFQQTTAQRILARAEITRGDLLGALVGLTDADLDLTPPGEWPLRRTLAHVLTVERSYRVQTLYSIECFNAGREFDFPPEEMRPPSMETQLDGTLSDFIARLDVARDEALAALSDIPDDLLSVPTIWFQRPTDVRMRLMRFAHHEREHTAHILKWREQVGRPPTEAQRLLALAWRARGMLEGHLVGAPGSVLDAAPEGEWPIRRVLT